The genomic DNA GGCGTCGCCGCGCTGGATCCTTCTGCGGCGCGTTCCGCGAGCGAATGGGCCACCGCTTTGGCAATGAGCGTCTTGCCACAGCCGGGCGGGCCGTAGAGCAGAATGCCTTTCGGCGCGGTCAAACCATGCTCGGCGTAGAGGTCCTGATGGGCGAAGGGCAGCTCGACGGCGTCCCTGATCTGCTCGATCTGGGGGCCGAGCCCGCCGATGTCCGCGTAGGAGATCTCCGGAACTTCCTCGAGCACGAGGGACTGCATCTCGGTCAGCTGCACCCGCTCCACGGCAAGACCGGATTTGGCGTCCAGAACGACGGCGTCGCCCACGCGCACGGCGTGCGCCGCCAACGACGGGGTCAGCCGGACGACGCGTTGGTCGTCCCCGCGACCGATGGCCACGATCCGACCGTCGTCGAGCACCTCCTTGACCGTGACGATTTCCCCGGTTCCCTCAAGGCCCAGGCTGGCGACCACCACGAGGGCCTCGTTGAGCAGCACCTCGTGTCCCGGCGCCAACCGGGACACATCGAGAAGCGGGCTGAGCGAGACGCGGACTTTGCGCCCGGCGTGGATGACGTCCACGCTGGTCAGCTTGACCGCGGCGATGGCTTGATGGTCCGTCGGCGTGGAGCCGGCCGGGTGCACGGCGACGACGGTGGCGAAGCTAAAAGGCGTTTCACCGTCCCGGTCGAGCCCGGCGCGCAGGGTGGCGATTTCCTCGCGGGTGCGCTCTAGGACACCGGCCAGACGTTGATTGTTGCTCGCAGCGGCAGCCAGTTGTCGATCGAGGGAGCGGGCCTTTTCGCGCTGTATGTTCGCCTCGCGTTCGGCGGCGGCCACGGCTGCTTGAGTCCGCTCGGACTCGGCCCCGACGGGCTGCTGCTCCATCTCGCGTCTCCTTCGAATGGGTTGCCGGGGCTCTTCACCGTTTTGCGGACGGTGCCCCACTCACCATGCTAGTCACGTGGCGGTTCAGGCCGAACATCATGACCGTCCCCCGCTGGCTCGAAGCCCTCGTGTGACGCCTCGGCGCCATCGAAAATGCGGGAGGCGTCTCGGGCTGCGCGACGAATCTTCTTGTCGCTCACGCCGCGCTCCCCCAGGGCCTCCGGTGTCCACTCTTCGGGGGCATGATCCTTGGTCCACGCGCTGACGTCCTCCGGGGCAAACTGCGCCGACTTGACGCGGCGCGAACCGGGGATGCCGACGGCGTCGTCCGCCAGGCGGCGGCAGGTCACGAGGAACGCCGTGTGCGCCACCATGCGGTGGTCGGGACGGACCGCCAGCCCGTCGACGTGCCAACCGCGCACCATGGTTTCAAACGATTCCGGCTCGGTGAACTGGCCGGTGGCCCGGATGGCTTCCACGACTCGGGACAGCTGCGTCACCGTCGCCACGTAGTTGACCCATACGCCGCCGGGAGCCAGCACGGTGGCCACGGCGTCGACGCACTCCCACGGGGCCAGCATGTCCAGCACCACGCGGTCAATGGAGCCCGGCTTCTCGGTGGCGACGACTTGCTCTTGGAAGTCGCCTAGGCTGATGCGCCACGCGGGGTGCGGGCCGCCAAAGACGGCCTGAACGTTATCGCGCGCAATATCTGCGAACTCTTCACGGCGCTCGAAGGAATGCAGGTATCCTCCATCGCCGACGGCGCGAAGCAGAGACATGGAGAGGGCGCCGGAGCCGACGCCGGCCTCAACAACCCGCGCACCCGGGTAGATGTCCCCCATCTGCACGATTTGTGCCGCGTCCTTGGGGTACACCACGGTGGCTCCGCGGGGCATGGACAGGACGAAATCCTTAACCAGAGGCCGAAGGACTTGGTACCGGTGACCCACGGAATTCTCCACGACGGAGCCCTCCGGCAGGCCGATCACATCATTGTGCTTGAGCACGCCCTTGTGGGTGTGAAACTCGCCATCGGTGCCGAGGGTGATGGTATTAATCCGGCGCTTCTCATCCGTCAGCTGCACGCGGTCTCCGGACCGGAGCGGCCCGCGCCGCATGCGGGCTCCCCGAGCGTCGGCGGATTCGGCGTGGTGTTGCGGGGACAAGAATTCGGTCATTGTGCTCGCTTCGTCTGGGCCCTCGCGGGCGTGGTCGTTGACTGCTCGGATTGATTCTCCCGCACGCGGTCCCGATTAACGAACCGCGGAATCCTAGGCGCGGGAGCGGCCCGTGATGGCAGAGATGACGGTGCTACGCCGCAGGAGCCCGCACACCTGCCCGTTGGCGTCGAGCACCGCATACTCGGAGCCCGGCAGCGAGGAGAGATATTCGACGAGCGGTTGCCCTGCGGCGTCGCTCCGGACCCAAGCTCCGGGGGCGAGGTGCCGTGCCACTGACGCCGCGGGCGTTGTGTGGTGGAGTTCCCGCGGTACGGCCGCCAAGGAGGAGGGGTCGACGACGGCGGTCGGTATCCCGTGCGGGTCAACGAGCAGGATGTGACCGTGTTGGGCGGGCGCTGGGAGCTCGTCCACCATGACCCCGGCGAGCGCCCCGCTGGCCGGTTCGGCCAGCGTCGCAGCTTGCAGGCGGGGCAGGCGCAAACGCAACATGGCGCCGCGAATGGAGGCGAGGGCGCCCATGATGAGGAAACCAGCAACCAGAAGCGTGACGACGGCGATCAGGGGGTCGACGGCACCGTTGAGCAACAGTGGCCGGCCGATCAGGATGAGCGCGATCACGACGGCAATGACGACACCGGACCAGCCGGCGGCTAGGGTGCCCTTCGCCTGCGACCCGGTGATCTTCCATACGGCCGACTCCACTAGGCGGCCGCCATCCAGCGGCAGTCCCGGCAGGACGTTGAACAAGCCAACAAGGAAGTTGGCGAGGATCAGGATACTGATGAGCAGCCCGGTCACTCCGCCCGGTGCCGCCACGGTTTCGATCAGTAGCCCGAGGCCGGCCAAGATGAAGTTCGCGGCCGGGCCCGCGAGGGCGACGGCTAGGGAACGCCCGGGCGTCGTGTCTCCCGTGGTGAATTGGGTGTGCCCACCCCAGAGGGTCAGCACAATCCGCGCGTGACCGTAGCCGTAGGCCGTGGCGCACCAGGCGTGGGCGAGCTCGTGGAGCAAGACGGAGGCGAGGAGCAAGACGGCGTAGCCGAGCGCCACGAGATACGCGCCGGCGCCGAGCTGTGGCATCAGCTGGGCGACGTCCGGCCCGAACGCGAAAACGATGAATGCGGCAATGAGGAACCATGACCACGCGAGGGTGACGGGGATCCCGCCGATGCTTCCGAGGCGGATCCCGCCCGGTGATTCTTGGCTTCGGCTCACGCGCCGGCCCCAAACAGGACCAACTCATTCAGATCCTTGGCCGTGCGCCCCTCGAGGCTGTCCCATTGCACCCACCCATCCGGCTCGGGCAACTCGATGAAGTGGGGCACGGCGAGAGTCAGTGCGCCGCTGGCCGCCGCCGAGGCAACGCCGGGAATGGAATCCTCGATGGCGATGACGCGGGAGGGCGCGAGGCCTGGCACCCATTCGGCAAGGCGGCTGAGGCCTTGGAGGTAGGGTTCGGGGTCGGGCTTACCGCGGGAGACCATATCCCCGGTGACTTTGAAGCGGAGGGTGCCGGCGGGCAGCGCCTCCGCTACGAGGCTGGCCAGTGGGCCCTCCGACATGGTGACGAGGCCGCACGGGACACCGGAGGCGGTGAGATCCTCGAGCAGCTCGTACGCCCCAGGACGCCAGGGCATGCGCTCACGCACGCGGCGCATCACGGAGCCAGACAGGCGGTCGATGATGCTGCGCGGGTCCAGCGTTGGCCCACCGCCAGCGGCGATGGTCTCCCGGATGATCATGGCGCTGTCCATGAGCGCGTTGCCGACCATCTTGAGGGCGTCCTCGTGCGTCCACTCCACTCCGTACTCACCGGCCAGAGCTTCCTCGGCCTCGATCCAATACGGTTCCGTGTCCACGATGGTTCCATCCATATCCCACAACACCGCTTGCAGGCCAGAATCGCGAATAAAGACGTTGTCGGGACGGGAGGCCGCGCGATGAGTCGAAGGCATAGCCAAAAGTCTAGTCGCGGCCCACTGGTCACGCGGCAGACGAGTGGGTGCGATGGCGCGTGCCGAGAGCGAACGCGGGCGCTCGCCGTGGCTCGTACCGCGCACGCGTTAGGCTGACAGCGTGGTAGAGCATCCGAACAGTCAGCAGCCCTCCGGCCAGGACGATCCCCCTTCCACTCCCCCACCTAGCGGGCATGGCAATCTCGTGGACGCGCTCGCTGCGTTGACCGAGCACACCGACCGGTCAGCCGCGCCCGACGCTTCGCTAGAGCCTCCTGATCCGTCGGGTGACCGAGACACCGTGATGGTCGTGGCCTTCGAGGGGTGGAACGACGCCGGCGGCGCCGCGTCCGACGCGGTGGCCTTGCTCGGGCGCGCCTACAACGCGGTGCAGCGGGTGGTGCTCGGTGAGGATGATTATTACGACTACCAGTTCTCCCGGCCCTCCGTGAAACGCAATGCGGCGGGGCAACGGGTGGTGCGCTGGCCGCTCACGCGGGTCCTCACCGCCGACCTGCCCGAGCATCCGTTTGACCTCGTCTTAGTGACCGGCGTCGAGCCCACGTACCGGTGGAAGCAATTCTGCGCCGAACTGCTGACCCTCGCTGCCGAGCATCGCGTGCGAGCGATCGTGCTGACCGGAGCACTGTTGGCAGACAGCCCCCACACGCGCCCCATCCCCGTCACGCGCACCAGTGAGCATCCGCAGCTGCGGGAGATCATTGACGCCGAGCGCTCGGACTATGAGGGGCCGACGGGCATCGTTGGGGTTCTGGCCGCTCTGGCTGATGCCGCCGGCGTGCCGACGGTCTCGACGTGGGCCGCGGTCCCCCATTACGTCGGGCAGGCGCCCTCGCCCAAGGCCACCTATGCGCTGATGCGCCAGCTCGAAGATCTCTTGCACATCAGCATGGATCTTTCGGCGCTCGCCGAGGACGCCGAAGCGTGGGAGCGCGGAGTCGATGAGCTGGCCAGCGACGATGAGGAAATCGGTGCTTACGTTAAGCAGCTGGAGGAGGCGACCGACGCCACCGAGATGCCGGAGGCCAGCGGTGAGTCGATCGCCCGGGAGTTCGAACGCTACTTGAAGCGCCGCGACCAAGGCCGTGGATGGGAGCCCGGCGGATCGAATTAGCGGGTGAGGACCAGTCCCAAGAGGGCGTCGATGAGGTCCGCGAGCTCCCGTGCCGCCGTCAGGTCAGGCTCGCCGCTCGGCTCGGTGGAGGCCCAGAGGTCCAGCGCGTCGAGGGCCGCCGGGGTATCGAGGTCGCGGCCGACCAGACTCACGAGGCGCGCCGACAAGTCGGCCGTCTCTGCCGCCGTCGTCAGCGGCAGTCGGTCCATCCACCGCGCACGGCGCTCACGGGCGGTGGCGAGCAAGTCATCGGTCCAGAACCACTCGTCGCGGTAGTGCTGACCCAAGAGAACGGTCCGAATGTTGGCCGGGTCCTCGCCCGCAGCCCGCAGCTCGGATACCAGCACGAGGTTGCCCTTGGACTTGCTCATCTTCTCTCCGTCGAGGCCCACCATGCCGGTGTGGACGAAGTGCTCTGCCAGAGGCGCTCCGTCGAGGGCGCTGGCATGACCGGCGGAAAACTCGTGGTGCGGAAAGATCAGGTCGCTGCCGCCACCTTGGACGGTGAACGGCGCCGGAAGGAAGCGCCGGGCGATGACGGAACACTCGATGTGCCAGCCAGGGCGTCCCGTACCGAGGCGACCGCCCTCCCAGGTCGGTTCACCGTCGCGTGCCACCCGCCACAGTAAGGGGTCGAGCGCGTGCCGTTTACCGGGGCGCCCCGGGTCACCGCCGCGCTCAGCAAAAAATGCGTCCATCGTCGCGGCGTCGTATCCGCTGATGCTTCCCAGACGCCATGCGTCGTTGGCCGCGGCCGCCGTGTCAAAATACACATCGCCGTCGGGTTCGCCCGCGCCGCCAGTGACTCGGTAGGCGATTCCGGCCTCCAGCATCTGTTCCACGACGGGCACGAGCCAGTCGATAGACTCCACCGCGCCGACATAGTGGTCCGGCGGTATAACGCGTAGGGCCTCCATGTCTGTGCGGAACAGGTCGGTCTGGCTTGCTGCAAGATCGCGCCAGTCGACGCCGCGGGCGGCGGCGCGCTCGAGCAGCGGATCGTCAACGTCGGTGACGTTTTGCACGTAGGCTACGTGCCGGCCGGTCACGCGCCACCACCGATTGAGGGTGTCGAAGGCGACGTAGGTTGCCGCATGTCCCATGTGAGTGGCGTCGTAGGGAGTGATGCCGCAGACGTAGAGGCTGGCGCTGGTTCCGGCCGCGACGTCGACGTCTCGGTGAGCCGAAGAATCATGGATGAGAAGTGAAGCAGCCTGATCCTGCTGGGGCGCAACAGCGGGTACGTCGGGCATCGGCCATGCGTGCACGGGGTATCCTTTCGAAAGTTTGGTGAAGAGCGCGGCGAACCGCACCATGGGTACTAGCGCTTTAGACGGGCTGAATAATCCCGAAACCGAGCATCACGAAGATCGCCAAGCCTAGGCCGATGCGGTACCAGACGAAAACGCGGTAATTATGGGTGGAGATGTAGCGCAGGAGCCATGCCACAATCGCGTAGCCGACGACGAAAGCGATGCCGGTGGCGACGAGGGTCTCGGCGAGCGAATAGGGGCCGTTGGTGGAGGGCTCAGCCAGCGACTTCGCCAACTTGTAGAAGCCGGAGGCCACTACGGCGGGGATGGCCAGCAGGAAGGCGTAGCGTGTTGCCGCTTCACGGGTGTACCCCAAGAGCAGGCCGCCGGTGATGGTTCCGCCGGAGCGGGAGACGCCGGGAATCAGGGCGAGCGCCTGGAACAGGCCGTACGTGATGCCATGCTTGTACGTGAGCTGGTTGAGCTCGCGCTGCTGCCGGCCATACGTGTCGGCCCATGCCAGGAAGAGACCAAAGACGATCAGCATCGTGGCAGTAATCCACAGGCTGCGGAACGTGGTGTCGATGAAGTCCTCGAGCAGCAAGCCCAGGATCGCGATCGGCAAGCTACCGATGATGATCAGCCAGCCCATGCGGGCATCGGGATCGGAGCGGTCGACCTTGCCCACGAGGGACTTGGACCACTGCGTGATGATCCGGACGATGTCCTTCCAGAAGTACAGGACGACGGCGGCCTCGGTGCCGAGCTGTGTAATCGCCGTAAAGGCGGCACCCGGATCTTGCGCGCCGGGCAGGAACTCGCCGACGATCCGCACGTGGGCGCTGGAGGAAATCGGGAGGAACTCGGTGAGGCCTTGTACTAGGCCCAAGATGATGGCTTCGATCCAATTCACGGATTCGACCCTACTTGAGGCACGCGCCAGCACATCGGCTACGACACCCGTCAGCGGGTGATGTTCGTCCCGTTGGGGGCGCCGTTAGTACTCGTCGTCGTCTTCACCGTCGTCGTAGAGCTCAAGCGGAAGCGATTCGTCATACGCCTCGTAGAGGGCGTCCTCGTAGACTTCGTAGCTGTCGGCGACAGCGAAAAAGGCGGCTTCCACCGCGGGATCAGAGTCGCTGCGGCGGGAGACAACGGCGCTCAGGTGCTCGTCCAGCGAGGCCTTCAGCGCTTCGAGGGCAACGCGCGGATCAGTAGTCATGGTTTGACGGTACCGCCGAAACCGTTCGCTGGGTAGGGGCCTTGCAAATCAGTGTGCTCGCGCTAGTCTTTTGCCTCATATGCAGAAGCCAGCTCAGCCGCCCGCCCGTTTCCCCCAAGCCCAACGTCTGCGCGATCCGGCGGAACCCTACGAGTATTTGGTGGTGACCGTGTACCCCGGCGAGTCGCTTGCCGAGGCCCGCCGTGGCTTGGTGGAACACGCCGAATACGGCAAGTGGGAGCTCAGGCGGACGGTCAAGTACACCGGCGGCGTCTACCGCTACTGGCTGCGCCGGCGCGTCATGCGGGTAGAACGAACCCTCACGGTGCTGACGCCCTAGAAGCGGCGGCTCATGACGGGGTCTCCAGCGGCCCCAGCAACCACGCAGCGACCGTGCGGTGCGCGGAGGCTGCGTCGGAGGGATGGTAGAGACTCGCGAGAGCATCCCGGTAGAGTCGCTCGAGCTCGCTGCCCCGAAAATATTGCCCGCCGCCAGCGACATTCAGAGCGGCATCGACGGTGGAACGGGCCACCTCACCCGCGCGAGTGCGTAAGGTGACCAGCCGGGGAAACCACGCGTGAGCGTGATCCACGCGCGCATCGATATCCCGTGCCGTCTGCGTCAGGAACCCATCGAGGGACAGGATCTCCATCCCGGCCTGCGCCACGCGCCACCGCACATCCGGATCCTGGTCACGGCTCTGACCTGAGACGAGCGAAACGCGGTTCGCCGGGTGGGCTGCTGCCAATTCCACGGCGCGGTCCGCGATTCCGGCGTAGACCGAAGCGGTGAGGGTCAAAAAGGAAGCGAAGATCGCGAAGATGAGCGGATCATCCTGTGGGCCGGTGGGCAATCGGGTGTGGACCCATGCGTGTGGCGACACGGCACCGTCGAGGTCCGTGGAATGGGATTGGCTGGCCCGCATGCCGAGGGTGTCCCAGTCGTCGTTCACCCGGACACCAGGATCCTGGCGGTCGACAAATCCGTGAATCAGCTCTCCTGCGTCATCCTTGCCAAACACGCCCAGGCGGGTAAACACGGGAGCTAGGGACGTGAAGATTTTCCGCCCGGTGAAGGCCACCCCGTCGCTGGTATGCTCGGCACGCGTGACCGAATCGAAGAGCACGGCGTCATTGCCGGGCTCCGAAATCCCGAACGCCATCACCTCACCGCCGGCGATCCAGTCCGCCACGAAGCGCAAGCGCGTGTCTCCCTTGGCCTGCAGGACACGAGCGGCACCGGCCCACACGAGGTGCATGTTGACGGCTAGCGCGGTCCCGGGCGCGTGAGCGGCCAGCAGTCGCTGTGCTGCCGTCGTTTCCGCAAACCCCCACCCGGAGCCACCCTGGTCAGCCGGTAGCATGGCCTTGAGATAGCCAGCGCCCGCGAGGGCTTCGAAGTCCTGATGCGCGAACGTATTCTCGGCGTCGTGCTGGCCAGCTCTGCTGCGCAGGCCCTCCAGCAGTGGACCGCTGAGGACGCGGCGCGCGGACCGTTCTTCAGCAGGATGGATGGTGCTCACCTCAGCCTCCTAGAGCTTCCTAATACGACGAGATGAGCCGATACAGCACGCGCGTGCCGAACTGCAACGCGTCCACGGGCACCCGCTCATCCACCCCGTGGAACATGCCCGTGAAGTCGAGAGTGTCGGGCAAGCGCAACGGGGCAAACCCATAGCCGGTGATGCCCAAGCGTGCCAGCGATTTGTTGTCCGTGCCGCCAGAGAGCATGTAGGGCAGGACGACGGCGTCGGGATCCTCGGCCTTGAGGTTCGCCACCATGGACTCGACCAGATCGCCGGAGAAGGGGACTTCAAGGGAGATGTCGGCGTGGTCCGTGATGAGATCCACGCCTTCGCCGGCGAGCCGGCGGAGCGTGTCGAGCACCATCTCGTCCTGCCCGGGCAGAGTGCGGCAGTCAATCATGGCTTCGGCCTTGCCCGGAATGACGTTGTGCTTATAGCCGGCGGTTAGCGCAGTCGGGTTTGACGTGTTGTGCAGCGTGGCTCCGACAAACCGGGCCACGGTGCCGAGCTCGTCGAGCAGCGCCGTGGGATCGTCCTCGGTGAAAGCCACCCCCGTGATCTCGGAGACGCCCTCGAGGAACGCGCGGGTCGTCTTCGTGTACGCGTAGTCCCACTGGTGTTCGCCAATCCGGCTCACCGCTTGGGCCAAGCGCGTGACCGCGTTGTCGTCATTCGTTTGGGAGCCATGGCCGGCGCGGCCCGTGGCCTGCAAGCGCAACCAATTGATGCCCTTCTCTGCCGTTTGCAGCAAGTAGGCTCGCTGCCCGCCCACCGTCGTGGAAAATCCGCCGACCTCGCTGATGGCCTCGGTGGCGCCCTCGAACAACTCGGGGTGCTCCTGAACGAGCCAGCCGGCGCCGTAGGTGCCGCCAGCCTCCTCGTCGGAAAAGAACGCGTAAATGATGTCCCGTTTCGGCTGCTGGCCCGTGCGGTGCATGTGCCGCATGACCGCAAGAATCATGGCGTCCATGTCCTTCATGTCGACGGCGCCGCGGCCCCAGATCATGCCGTCCTTCAGCTCCCCGGAGAACGGATCCACGCTCCAGTCCTCGGCCTGGGCCGGAACGACGTCGAGGTGCCCGTGCACCACCAGCGCCGGCAGGGACGCGTCTGAGCCCTTGACCCGTCCTACGACGCTCGCGCGCCCTGGTGAGGATTCGAAGATGCGCGGGTTAGCGCCGGCGTCCTCCATGAGCGCGGCGACATACTCTGCTGCCTCACGTTCGCCGCGCGAATCATTGTTGCCAAAATTTGAGGTGTCGATCCGGATGAGTTTCCGGCAAATCTCCACGACTTCCTGTTCGGCCTGCTCAAACCGCTGTGTGGCGTCGGATCCGGCACCGCTTGCGTGCGTCGTCATGAGAGCGTCCTTCCGGGGAGTTGGGCTGTGCTCCTACCCTAGCGATGCAGGACACATCACGTGAATTTGTATCTGCTGTGAACTGGTGTAGAGTATTACTCGCTGCTGACGCGGAATGGCGGGTTCAAAACCCGGCCTGACTAGCGAAAACACATCACCTGCGCGGGTGGCGGAATAGGCAGACGCGCTAGCTTGAGGTGCTAGTCCTCGTATTAGAGGGTGGGGGTTCAAGTCCCCCCTCGCGCACGGAAATCCTTCGGGATTATGAAGACCGGCTTCCATGACGGAAGCCGGTCTTTTTCGTCAGTACCGGCTCTCGTTGAGTTCCCGGCATGTGATTGGATGAAACCGTGCGCGGCAACGACGCGCGCAGGTGTCGCTACAGCACACGTAGTGCATCAGAGGCCCCCGAAACACGCAGGAGAGCACCATGCCGCAGAAGGTCCAAGGCATCGTCGTCACCGCACAGGACGCACCGGCTACGGCCGAAACCATCATCATCCCGGACCCGGCCGCCGGTGAGGCCGTCGTCGACATCATCTCGTGTGGCGTGTGCCATACGGACCTGCACTACAAGCAGGGCGGCATCGGCGATGAGTACCCCTACCTCTTGGGCCATGAGGCCACCGGGGTCGTGTCCCAAGTGGGTGAGGGGGTCACCGAGGTTGCCGTGGGCGACCGCGTCATCCTCAACTGGCGCGCCGTCTGCGGGCAGTGCCGCGCGTGCGCCAAGGGCCAGCCGCAGTACTGCTTCAACACCGCCAACGCCAGCCAGAAGATGACTCTCGAGGACGGGACCGAACTCTCCCCCGCGCTCGGTATCGGCGCCTTCGCGGAGAAGACCCTCGTGGCCGCCGGCCAGTGCACCAAGGTGGACGACGACGTCGACCCGGCCGCCGTCGGCCTGCTCGGCTGCGGCGTGATGGCCGGCATCGGCGCGTCCATCAACACCGGAGAGGTTAAGCGCGGCGAATCGGTCGCCGTCATCGGTTGTGGCGGCGTGGGCATCGCCGCCGTG from Zhihengliuella flava includes the following:
- a CDS encoding acyl-CoA dehydrogenase family protein, with the translated sequence MSTIHPAEERSARRVLSGPLLEGLRSRAGQHDAENTFAHQDFEALAGAGYLKAMLPADQGGSGWGFAETTAAQRLLAAHAPGTALAVNMHLVWAGAARVLQAKGDTRLRFVADWIAGGEVMAFGISEPGNDAVLFDSVTRAEHTSDGVAFTGRKIFTSLAPVFTRLGVFGKDDAGELIHGFVDRQDPGVRVNDDWDTLGMRASQSHSTDLDGAVSPHAWVHTRLPTGPQDDPLIFAIFASFLTLTASVYAGIADRAVELAAAHPANRVSLVSGQSRDQDPDVRWRVAQAGMEILSLDGFLTQTARDIDARVDHAHAWFPRLVTLRTRAGEVARSTVDAALNVAGGGQYFRGSELERLYRDALASLYHPSDAASAHRTVAAWLLGPLETPS
- the mshC gene encoding cysteine--1-D-myo-inosityl 2-amino-2-deoxy-alpha-D-glucopyranoside ligase, producing the protein MHAWPMPDVPAVAPQQDQAASLLIHDSSAHRDVDVAAGTSASLYVCGITPYDATHMGHAATYVAFDTLNRWWRVTGRHVAYVQNVTDVDDPLLERAAARGVDWRDLAASQTDLFRTDMEALRVIPPDHYVGAVESIDWLVPVVEQMLEAGIAYRVTGGAGEPDGDVYFDTAAAANDAWRLGSISGYDAATMDAFFAERGGDPGRPGKRHALDPLLWRVARDGEPTWEGGRLGTGRPGWHIECSVIARRFLPAPFTVQGGGSDLIFPHHEFSAGHASALDGAPLAEHFVHTGMVGLDGEKMSKSKGNLVLVSELRAAGEDPANIRTVLLGQHYRDEWFWTDDLLATARERRARWMDRLPLTTAAETADLSARLVSLVGRDLDTPAALDALDLWASTEPSGEPDLTAARELADLIDALLGLVLTR
- a CDS encoding M20/M25/M40 family metallo-hydrolase, with the translated sequence MTTHASGAGSDATQRFEQAEQEVVEICRKLIRIDTSNFGNNDSRGEREAAEYVAALMEDAGANPRIFESSPGRASVVGRVKGSDASLPALVVHGHLDVVPAQAEDWSVDPFSGELKDGMIWGRGAVDMKDMDAMILAVMRHMHRTGQQPKRDIIYAFFSDEEAGGTYGAGWLVQEHPELFEGATEAISEVGGFSTTVGGQRAYLLQTAEKGINWLRLQATGRAGHGSQTNDDNAVTRLAQAVSRIGEHQWDYAYTKTTRAFLEGVSEITGVAFTEDDPTALLDELGTVARFVGATLHNTSNPTALTAGYKHNVIPGKAEAMIDCRTLPGQDEMVLDTLRRLAGEGVDLITDHADISLEVPFSGDLVESMVANLKAEDPDAVVLPYMLSGGTDNKSLARLGITGYGFAPLRLPDTLDFTGMFHGVDERVPVDALQFGTRVLYRLISSY
- a CDS encoding undecaprenyl-diphosphate phosphatase yields the protein MNWIEAIILGLVQGLTEFLPISSSAHVRIVGEFLPGAQDPGAAFTAITQLGTEAAVVLYFWKDIVRIITQWSKSLVGKVDRSDPDARMGWLIIIGSLPIAILGLLLEDFIDTTFRSLWITATMLIVFGLFLAWADTYGRQQRELNQLTYKHGITYGLFQALALIPGVSRSGGTITGGLLLGYTREAATRYAFLLAIPAVVASGFYKLAKSLAEPSTNGPYSLAETLVATGIAFVVGYAIVAWLLRYISTHNYRVFVWYRIGLGLAIFVMLGFGIIQPV
- a CDS encoding site-2 protease family protein; amino-acid sequence: MSRSQESPGGIRLGSIGGIPVTLAWSWFLIAAFIVFAFGPDVAQLMPQLGAGAYLVALGYAVLLLASVLLHELAHAWCATAYGYGHARIVLTLWGGHTQFTTGDTTPGRSLAVALAGPAANFILAGLGLLIETVAAPGGVTGLLISILILANFLVGLFNVLPGLPLDGGRLVESAVWKITGSQAKGTLAAGWSGVVIAVVIALILIGRPLLLNGAVDPLIAVVTLLVAGFLIMGALASIRGAMLRLRLPRLQAATLAEPASGALAGVMVDELPAPAQHGHILLVDPHGIPTAVVDPSSLAAVPRELHHTTPAASVARHLAPGAWVRSDAAGQPLVEYLSSLPGSEYAVLDANGQVCGLLRRSTVISAITGRSRA
- the arc gene encoding proteasome ATPase — translated: MEQQPVGAESERTQAAVAAAEREANIQREKARSLDRQLAAAASNNQRLAGVLERTREEIATLRAGLDRDGETPFSFATVVAVHPAGSTPTDHQAIAAVKLTSVDVIHAGRKVRVSLSPLLDVSRLAPGHEVLLNEALVVVASLGLEGTGEIVTVKEVLDDGRIVAIGRGDDQRVVRLTPSLAAHAVRVGDAVVLDAKSGLAVERVQLTEMQSLVLEEVPEISYADIGGLGPQIEQIRDAVELPFAHQDLYAEHGLTAPKGILLYGPPGCGKTLIAKAVAHSLAERAAEGSSAATPRSYFLNIKGPELLDKYVGETERHIRLIFARAREKAATGDPVVVFFDEMDALFRTRGSGVSSDVETTIVPQLLTEIDGVEQLDNVIVIGASNREDMIDPAILRPGRLDVKIKVQRPNRSGAAEIFAKYLTTNVPLHATELADHAGDAAACVRHLIEVTLERMYAQSPENEFLELTFASGERSMLYFRDFASGAVIRNIVDRAKKAAIKDLLTSGERGVRAHHLLRAVADEFREHEDLPNTSNPDDWARITGQRGERVTHLRPVAHEHPPAGTMGPDGAAGAAS
- a CDS encoding HAD family hydrolase; translated protein: MPSTHRAASRPDNVFIRDSGLQAVLWDMDGTIVDTEPYWIEAEEALAGEYGVEWTHEDALKMVGNALMDSAMIIRETIAAGGGPTLDPRSIIDRLSGSVMRRVRERMPWRPGAYELLEDLTASGVPCGLVTMSEGPLASLVAEALPAGTLRFKVTGDMVSRGKPDPEPYLQGLSRLAEWVPGLAPSRVIAIEDSIPGVASAAASGALTLAVPHFIELPEPDGWVQWDSLEGRTAKDLNELVLFGAGA
- a CDS encoding PAC2 family protein → MDALAALTEHTDRSAAPDASLEPPDPSGDRDTVMVVAFEGWNDAGGAASDAVALLGRAYNAVQRVVLGEDDYYDYQFSRPSVKRNAAGQRVVRWPLTRVLTADLPEHPFDLVLVTGVEPTYRWKQFCAELLTLAAEHRVRAIVLTGALLADSPHTRPIPVTRTSEHPQLREIIDAERSDYEGPTGIVGVLAALADAAGVPTVSTWAAVPHYVGQAPSPKATYALMRQLEDLLHISMDLSALAEDAEAWERGVDELASDDEEIGAYVKQLEEATDATEMPEASGESIAREFERYLKRRDQGRGWEPGGSN
- a CDS encoding DUF5703 family protein; its protein translation is MQKPAQPPARFPQAQRLRDPAEPYEYLVVTVYPGESLAEARRGLVEHAEYGKWELRRTVKYTGGVYRYWLRRRVMRVERTLTVLTP
- a CDS encoding tRNA (adenine-N1)-methyltransferase, encoding MTEFLSPQHHAESADARGARMRRGPLRSGDRVQLTDEKRRINTITLGTDGEFHTHKGVLKHNDVIGLPEGSVVENSVGHRYQVLRPLVKDFVLSMPRGATVVYPKDAAQIVQMGDIYPGARVVEAGVGSGALSMSLLRAVGDGGYLHSFERREEFADIARDNVQAVFGGPHPAWRISLGDFQEQVVATEKPGSIDRVVLDMLAPWECVDAVATVLAPGGVWVNYVATVTQLSRVVEAIRATGQFTEPESFETMVRGWHVDGLAVRPDHRMVAHTAFLVTCRRLADDAVGIPGSRRVKSAQFAPEDVSAWTKDHAPEEWTPEALGERGVSDKKIRRAARDASRIFDGAEASHEGFEPAGDGHDVRPEPPRD